The Takifugu rubripes chromosome 7, fTakRub1.2, whole genome shotgun sequence genome has a segment encoding these proteins:
- the frrs1l gene encoding DOMON domain-containing protein FRRS1L, with the protein MAMLPLRRLLHLLVLLIHCGRPEVASSPTEEGALRGGHGEHGEPGHQEPHKDSYSTFASEFLESRYLPDDGYPFPTAPPVDPFARIKVSDCGVTKGCIRYGKPGCDADTCDYFLSYRRIGTDVEYEMSADTDGWVAVGFSSDKKMGGDDVMGCVHDDNGRVRIHHFYNVGQWAKEIKRNPARDEEGIFENNRVTCRFKRPLYVPREETLVDLHLSWYYLFAWGPAIQGSITRHDIDSPPVSDHMISIYKYEDIFMPSTAYQTFNSPLCLLLIVALTFYLLMGTP; encoded by the exons ATGGCGATGCTTCCCCTGCGGAGGCTTCTgcacctgctggtgctgctcatcCACTGCGGACGCCCGGAGGTCGCGTCCAGCCCCACCGAGGAGGGAGCGCTCCGAGGCGGCCACGGGGAGCACGGAGAGCCGGGGCACCAGGAACCGCACAAGGACTCCTACAGCACCTTCGCCTCCGAGTTCCTGGAGTCCAGATACCTGCCTGACGATG GTTATCCCTTCcccacagctcctccagtgGACCCGTTCGCCAGGATCAAAGTCAGCGATTGTGGCGTAACAAAGGGCTGcataag ATACGGGAAGCCGGGATGCGACGCGGACACGTGCGACTATTTCCTGAGTTACCGTCGGATCGGGACAGACGTGGAGTACGAGATGAGCGCGGACACGGACGGATGGGTGGCCGTCGGCTTTTCCTCCGACAAAAAAATG GGGGGCGATGACGTCATGGGCTGTGTCCACGACGACAACGGACGCGTGCGGATACACCACTTTTACAACGTGGGTCAGTGGGCgaaggaaataaagaggaacCCAGCGAGGGACGAGGAGGGTATTTTTGAGAACAACCGGGTCACCTGCCGCTTCAAACGTCCGCTCTACGTCCCCCGAGAGGAGACGCTGGTGGACCTACACCTGTCCTGGTACTACCTGTTTGCATGGGGACCGGCCATCCAAG GCTCCATCACCAGACACGACATCGACAGCCCGCCGGTCAGCGACCACATGATAAGCATCTACAAGTATGAGGACATCTTCATGCCTTCCACGGCCTACCAGACCTTCAACTCTCccctctgcctgctgctcatTGTGGCTCTCACCTTCTACTTGCTGATGGGAACGCCATGA